One window of Salvelinus fontinalis isolate EN_2023a chromosome 19, ASM2944872v1, whole genome shotgun sequence genomic DNA carries:
- the prmt2 gene encoding LOW QUALITY PROTEIN: protein arginine N-methyltransferase 2 (The sequence of the model RefSeq protein was modified relative to this genomic sequence to represent the inferred CDS: inserted 2 bases in 1 codon; substituted 2 bases at 2 genomic stop codons) gives MRYRLNPSPSNQALEFRLSFRAGDRLLVHTKTSADWWWAELGGLCGNIPSSYLKQDRTPQDPWQDEEYFGSYGTLRLQLEMLSDRARTEAYRQVILTNSAPLTGKVVMDLGCGTGVISLFCARLAQPKAVYALEASSIAEHTETLVRQNGCEEVVTVFQGRAEELELPGTVDILISEWMGNCLLFEFMVESVLQAQDSWLRVGGGGGGGGGXCGPLSAWSRQALDYYTERMGFWEQPYGLDFTALQKDPILGSMAQSEFFSRPRFSHLLQPEDCLATPCDVITLDMLTLHVTDLEKLRGQFTFIVEKAGTFHGFTSWFRVQFQSLKRDKTTLELDTGPYSEPTHXKQILFMLDGPISLLSGETVSGIILLHRNPVWRRHMTXWSISSTEETGNCMVQTKSFPMWR, from the exons CTGAGTTTCAGAGCTGGAGACAGGTTACTGGTCCACACCAAGACATCAGCTGACTGGTGGTGGGCGGAGTTAGGAGGCCTCTGTGGCAACATTCCATCTAGTTACCTGAAACAAGAT AGGACACCTCAGGACCCCTGGCAGGATGAAGAGTACTTTGGCAGCTATGGAACACTG AGGCTTCAACTGGAGATGCTGAGTGACCGAGCGAGGACGGAGGCGTACCGCCAGGTGATTCTGACCAACAGCGCCCCCCTCACAGGGAAGGTGGTTATGGACCTGGGCTGTGGCACCGGAGTCATCAGCCTCTTCTGTGCCCGCCTGGCCCAGCCCAAAGCT GTGTATGCATTGGAGGCCAGCTCCATAGCAGAACACACTGAGACCCTGGTGAGGCAGAACGGCTGTGAGGAGGTTGTGACAGTCTTCCAGGGTCGGGCTGAGGAGCTTGAGCTACCAGGCACAGTAGACATCCTGATCTCAGAGTGGATGGGCAACTGTCTGCTG tttGAGTTCATGGTGGAGTCAGTGTTGCAGGCGCAGGACAGCTGGCTgagagtagggggggggggggggggggggggggggtgatgtggGCCTCTCTCTGCCTGGTCCCGTCAGGCCCTGGACTACTACACAGAGAGGATGGGCTTCTGGGAGCAGCCCTACGGACTGGACTTCACTGCCCTCCAGAAAGATCCAATACTGGG ATCCATGGCCCAGTCAGAGTTCTTCTCCAGGCCCAGGTTCAGCCACCTCCTCCAGCCTGAAGACTGCCTGGCCACCCCCTGTGATGTCATCACTCTGGACATGCTCACGCTGCATGTTACAGATCTAGAG AAGCTGAGGGGCCAGTTTACCTTCATCGTGGAAAAGGCCGGGACATTCCACGGGTTCACTTCCTGGTTCAGAGTTCAGTTCCAGAGCCTGAAGAGAGACAAAACCACATTGGAGTTAGACACTGGGCCCTACTCTGA GCCAACCCACTAGAAGCAGATTCTGTTCATGCTGGACGGGCCGATCTCGCTGCTCAGTGGAGAGACGGTGTCTGGAATCATCCTTCTACACCGGAACCCCGTCTGGAGACGTCACATGAC GTGGAGCATCAGCAGCACAGAGGAAACAGGAAACTGCATG GTCCAGACAAAGAGTTTCCCTATGTGGAGATGA